A stretch of the Paucidesulfovibrio longus DSM 6739 genome encodes the following:
- a CDS encoding branched-chain amino acid ABC transporter substrate-binding protein has translation MKAKWILNVLALVMVTMLAVGCGGEKKEETASAPAEEKAAPAAEAPKGEIVLGVAGAHSGDLASYGLPSVNAAELVAEKINAEGGVLGMQVKVVPQDDECKPEKATNAATKLLSENVTVVLGHICSGATKAALPIYKESKIVCMSPSATNPPLTQSGDYPNFFRTIASDDAQALLGVNFAKSLGLKNIAVIHDKGDYGKGFATFAQEFIDADPEINVVLFEGVTPGAVDYSAVVQKIKNSGADGVIFGGYHPEASKIVSQMRKKDLTIPFISDDGVKDDTFIKVAGDYAEGVYASGPMDISANPLYQVALDAHKAKYGTEPGAFYYEAYSAALALLNAIEKAGSTDYDAIVNALHTEYVETPVGKIKFDAKGDAEGVGFSMYQVQNGKYVELK, from the coding sequence ATGAAAGCTAAATGGATTCTGAACGTGCTTGCGCTGGTCATGGTGACCATGCTGGCCGTCGGCTGCGGCGGCGAGAAAAAGGAAGAGACCGCTTCCGCCCCCGCTGAGGAAAAGGCCGCTCCGGCCGCTGAAGCCCCCAAGGGCGAGATCGTCCTCGGGGTTGCCGGCGCCCATTCCGGCGACCTGGCCTCCTACGGCCTGCCGTCCGTCAACGCCGCCGAGCTGGTGGCCGAGAAGATCAACGCCGAAGGCGGCGTGCTGGGCATGCAGGTCAAGGTCGTGCCCCAGGACGACGAGTGCAAGCCTGAGAAAGCCACCAACGCGGCTACCAAGCTGCTTTCCGAGAACGTGACCGTGGTGCTCGGCCACATCTGCTCCGGCGCCACCAAGGCCGCGCTGCCGATCTACAAGGAATCCAAGATCGTCTGCATGTCGCCTTCCGCCACCAACCCGCCCCTGACCCAGAGCGGCGACTACCCCAACTTCTTCCGCACCATCGCTTCGGACGACGCCCAGGCCCTGCTCGGCGTGAACTTCGCCAAGAGCCTCGGCCTGAAGAACATCGCCGTGATCCATGACAAGGGCGACTACGGCAAGGGCTTCGCCACCTTCGCCCAGGAATTCATCGACGCCGATCCCGAGATCAACGTCGTTCTGTTCGAGGGCGTGACCCCCGGCGCGGTGGACTACTCCGCCGTCGTGCAGAAGATCAAGAACTCCGGCGCCGACGGCGTCATCTTCGGCGGCTACCATCCGGAAGCCTCCAAGATCGTCTCCCAGATGCGCAAGAAGGATCTGACCATTCCGTTCATCTCCGATGACGGCGTGAAGGACGACACCTTCATCAAGGTCGCCGGCGACTACGCCGAGGGCGTCTACGCTTCCGGTCCTATGGACATCTCCGCCAACCCGCTGTATCAGGTGGCCCTCGACGCGCACAAGGCCAAGTACGGCACCGAGCCGGGCGCCTTCTACTACGAGGCTTACTCCGCCGCTCTGGCGCTGCTGAACGCCATCGAGAAGGCCGGTTCCACCGACTACGACGCCATCGTCAACGCGCTGCACACCGAGTACGTCGAAACCCCGGTCGGCAAGATCAAGTTCGACGCCAAGGGTGATGCCGAAGGCGTCGGCTTCTCCATGTACCAGGTTCAGAACGGCAAGTACGTCGAGCTGAAGTAA
- a CDS encoding tetratricopeptide repeat protein has translation MNKDKGASFPLGRKVVILAGVLGLAAMFFSSMLYRWENPGLQKAMRQQTAEAPSGGAPSGGAPEGMGGLAGMDMEGVRAMIAGLEKRLEENPKDLEALLQLASIRTMRGDKDAAAGFLDRAEAVAGTDKLALMDIAGRWYELDRYDKAAEALEIILKAEPDEMFAHYNLGVLYKYRLNQPEKAEEHLRKVAEGKHDFEDLREQAKKALEDG, from the coding sequence ATGAATAAAGATAAAGGTGCTTCGTTCCCCCTCGGCCGCAAGGTCGTCATTTTGGCGGGCGTGCTGGGGCTGGCGGCCATGTTCTTTTCCTCCATGCTCTACCGCTGGGAAAATCCGGGCCTTCAGAAGGCCATGCGCCAGCAGACGGCGGAGGCTCCCTCCGGCGGCGCGCCTTCCGGCGGCGCTCCCGAAGGCATGGGAGGATTGGCGGGCATGGACATGGAAGGCGTTCGCGCCATGATCGCGGGCCTGGAGAAGCGTCTGGAAGAGAATCCCAAGGATTTGGAGGCGCTGCTGCAACTGGCCAGCATCCGGACCATGCGCGGGGACAAGGACGCGGCAGCCGGTTTTCTTGATCGCGCCGAAGCCGTGGCCGGCACGGACAAGCTCGCGCTTATGGACATCGCCGGGCGCTGGTACGAGCTGGACCGTTACGACAAGGCCGCCGAGGCGCTGGAAATCATCCTCAAGGCCGAGCCGGACGAGATGTTCGCGCATTACAATCTGGGAGTGCTCTACAAGTACCGGCTCAACCAACCGGAAAAGGCCGAGGAGCACCTGCGCAAAGTGGCCGAGGGAAAGCATGATTTCGAAGACCTGCGGGAGCAGGCCAAGAAGGCTTTGGAAGACGGCTAG
- a CDS encoding CcmD family protein, which yields MSATTYIILANIAVWGGLAAYGIFLAARAARLARRARQLELLSHE from the coding sequence ATGAGCGCAACCACGTACATCATCCTGGCGAACATCGCGGTCTGGGGCGGACTGGCGGCGTATGGGATTTTTCTCGCCGCGCGCGCAGCGCGACTGGCCCGTCGGGCAAGACAATTGGAGCTTTTAAGCCATGAATAA
- a CDS encoding cytochrome c biogenesis protein gives MTATRILALPIVLALAAHQWFIWKYAPLAQSGPVQKIFYLHLPLGWWALISFFTVFVASIGYLWKRSEVLDDLAGAAAEIGVLFSGLALVSGSIWARAEWGHWWLWDPKLTTTLIMWYVYAGYLVLRASPMGGERRKVVAAVLGVAAFLDVPLVFFATRLWGGVHPAETARKASGMTAEMWHTVFVGLGAFGLVWLLLLLTRRSQRTREKELDARLAERLNSEGEGA, from the coding sequence ATGACCGCAACCCGGATTCTGGCTTTGCCCATTGTGCTCGCGCTGGCGGCGCACCAGTGGTTCATCTGGAAATATGCGCCTCTGGCCCAGTCCGGCCCGGTGCAGAAGATCTTCTATCTCCACCTTCCCCTGGGCTGGTGGGCGCTGATCAGCTTTTTCACGGTTTTCGTCGCCAGCATCGGCTATCTCTGGAAACGCAGCGAGGTTCTCGACGACCTCGCCGGGGCCGCGGCCGAGATCGGCGTGCTTTTTTCGGGCCTGGCCCTGGTCAGCGGCTCCATCTGGGCACGCGCGGAATGGGGCCATTGGTGGCTTTGGGATCCCAAGCTGACCACCACCCTGATCATGTGGTACGTCTATGCCGGTTATCTGGTGCTGCGCGCCTCGCCCATGGGCGGGGAGCGGCGCAAGGTCGTGGCCGCCGTGCTCGGCGTGGCCGCGTTTCTGGACGTTCCGCTGGTCTTCTTCGCCACCAGGCTCTGGGGCGGGGTGCACCCGGCGGAGACGGCGCGCAAGGCTTCCGGCATGACGGCGGAAATGTGGCACACGGTTTTCGTGGGCCTGGGCGCGTTCGGGCTGGTCTGGCTGCTGCTGCTGCTGACGCGCCGGAGCCAGCGCACCCGCGAGAAGGAACTGGACGCGCGGCTGGCCGAACGGCTGAACTCGGAAGGAGAGGGCGCATGA
- a CDS encoding heme exporter protein CcmB, giving the protein MLKRAGVIAAKDLRLSVSGGQGLIQSVLLGLLLIFLFSLAYPEGQGVPPQAAAAVFWLASAFGLVLVFNGLFSLEEAEGARLGLLSSPVPRHSVWLGKAVAGFILLLVSQLVFFPAMIVFLGQNLRGPLWLLPAAWAAADLGLVVVGALLGALAQGQAARESLLSVIVFPLLVPALLAGITLFAVVLSGAGGEDVQSWLGLLGAFDALYAGAALLLFPFVYGGEE; this is encoded by the coding sequence ATGCTGAAGCGCGCCGGCGTCATCGCAGCCAAGGATCTCCGGCTTTCGGTGTCCGGCGGGCAGGGGCTGATCCAGTCCGTGCTCCTCGGATTGCTGCTGATCTTCCTTTTCAGCCTGGCCTATCCGGAAGGGCAGGGCGTTCCCCCGCAGGCGGCGGCCGCCGTGTTCTGGCTGGCGTCGGCCTTCGGGCTCGTGCTCGTCTTCAACGGGCTCTTCAGCCTGGAGGAGGCCGAAGGCGCGCGGCTCGGCCTCTTGTCCTCGCCCGTGCCCCGGCATTCCGTCTGGCTGGGCAAGGCCGTGGCCGGATTCATTCTGCTGCTGGTTTCGCAGCTGGTGTTCTTTCCTGCCATGATCGTCTTTCTCGGCCAGAACCTGCGCGGGCCGCTCTGGCTTTTGCCCGCGGCCTGGGCCGCCGCGGACCTCGGCCTCGTGGTCGTGGGCGCGCTGCTCGGCGCGCTGGCCCAGGGGCAGGCCGCCCGCGAATCCCTGCTTTCCGTGATCGTGTTTCCCCTGCTGGTGCCCGCCCTGCTTGCGGGCATCACCCTGTTCGCCGTGGTCCTTTCGGGAGCAGGCGGAGAGGACGTGCAATCCTGGCTCGGACTCCTGGGCGCGTTCGACGCGCTGTACGCGGGAGCCGCGCTTCTGCTCTTCCCCTTTGTCTATGGGGGGGAGGAGTAG
- a CDS encoding ABC transporter ATP-binding protein, with the protein MSTAPLLRIKGAAKFFGAKLIFRDVNCEVAAGEVLLVAGPNGAGKTTLLKAMAGLAPLTAGRVECGAPAERVAYLGHATFIYPALTALQNLGFWARMYGMSAERERLMAMLDRVGLARVAEERAGSFSRGMSQRLNLARVFLVEPALLFLDEPGTGLDAASLALLRREIAGLREAGTAVVWISHHVHEDRLLADTILALGGNTVRWYGPARDYEPEAVC; encoded by the coding sequence GGACGTGAACTGCGAGGTCGCGGCCGGGGAGGTTCTGCTCGTGGCCGGGCCAAACGGCGCGGGCAAGACCACGCTGCTCAAGGCCATGGCCGGGCTGGCGCCGCTCACGGCCGGGCGCGTGGAATGCGGCGCTCCGGCGGAACGCGTCGCCTACCTCGGCCACGCCACCTTCATCTATCCGGCCCTGACAGCGCTCCAGAATCTCGGATTCTGGGCCAGAATGTACGGAATGTCCGCCGAGCGGGAACGGCTCATGGCCATGCTTGACCGCGTGGGCCTCGCCCGCGTGGCCGAGGAGCGCGCCGGGTCGTTTTCGCGGGGCATGTCCCAGCGGCTGAACCTCGCGCGCGTCTTTCTCGTGGAACCCGCGCTGCTCTTCCTGGACGAGCCCGGCACCGGGCTGGACGCGGCCTCCCTGGCGCTTTTGCGCCGCGAGATCGCGGGACTGCGCGAGGCCGGGACCGCCGTGGTCTGGATCAGCCACCACGTGCACGAGGATCGGCTGCTGGCGGACACGATCCTGGCCCTGGGCGGCAACACCGTGCGCTGGTACGGCCCGGCGCGCGACTACGAGCCGGAGGCGGTATGCTGA